In one window of Peptococcaceae bacterium DNA:
- a CDS encoding MoaD/ThiS family protein: protein MMELKVRVHSSLNICLDKELRHGWFEIKVPDGLSAASLADVLRLPANEIMFVVVNGSKADPTRVLKEGDRVEVFPVISGG from the coding sequence ATGATGGAATTAAAAGTCAGGGTTCATTCTTCTTTGAACATATGTCTTGACAAGGAGCTCAGGCACGGGTGGTTTGAAATCAAGGTCCCCGACGGGTTGAGCGCTGCCAGCCTGGCAGACGTTTTGCGGCTGCCGGCAAATGAGATCATGTTTGTCGTTGTGAACGGCAGCAAGGCCGACCCCACGCGTGTTTTAAAAGAAGGCGACAGGGTTGAAGTCTTCCCGGTGATCTCGGGCGGGTAA
- a CDS encoding UxaA family hydrolase: MKKAIVMEDIDNVATALEAVAAGEVIQLLSRKNEDIGQLKAIESIPFGYKVAITEIAGDDFVIKYGAKIGKALITIKQGELVHVHNVVSMRVVLPETVKREVLAEINYKKI; this comes from the coding sequence ATGAAAAAGGCTATTGTTATGGAGGATATTGACAACGTTGCAACTGCTCTGGAAGCCGTTGCGGCTGGAGAAGTTATTCAGTTGTTATCTAGAAAAAATGAAGACATAGGCCAATTGAAAGCAATTGAATCAATACCATTTGGCTATAAAGTAGCCATAACAGAGATTGCCGGGGATGATTTTGTTATAAAATACGGGGCAAAAATCGGGAAAGCCTTAATAACAATTAAGCAGGGTGAACTTGTTCATGTACATAATGTTGTCAGTATGCGAGTTGTTTTACCAGAAACGGTTAAAAGAGAAGTGCTGGCGGAAATAAACTATAAAAAGATTTAG
- a CDS encoding BsuPI-related putative proteinase inhibitor, translating into MKSFAKAAALILLCALLLSLFTVPAAAQTKPGYPYVYPAYQNRGLSYDLKHDSSAGELVFTVTNNTFWPYYLSYSSGKQFDLVVYNDQGQKVWRYSDGRTYTQAIQNEWLYPWQAKTFKAKLPRLRAGKYIAYAYFYGRGNSSPAAYAQFTVNNGITIGGLEFNAWYSGGTQPRIVLSVYNRTNNTVRLEYPTGQRYEVIVLGSSGYYWRYSANQSFDRSPRSEDLKAGVYRSYYIYLPDMPSGSYTAYVYFLDRTYKDLVDWVKFTVN; encoded by the coding sequence ATGAAATCATTCGCTAAAGCAGCAGCACTAATACTGCTGTGCGCCCTTCTTCTTTCCCTTTTCACCGTTCCCGCCGCCGCCCAAACGAAACCCGGTTACCCCTATGTTTACCCTGCTTATCAAAACAGGGGGCTCTCCTATGACCTGAAGCACGACAGCTCCGCCGGCGAACTTGTTTTCACGGTCACCAACAACACATTTTGGCCGTACTACCTGAGTTATTCGAGCGGCAAACAGTTTGATCTGGTTGTCTATAACGACCAGGGACAAAAGGTGTGGCGTTATTCAGACGGCCGTACCTATACCCAGGCCATACAGAACGAATGGCTCTATCCCTGGCAGGCCAAAACCTTCAAGGCGAAATTACCCAGGCTCAGGGCCGGCAAATATATCGCTTACGCTTACTTCTACGGCCGTGGGAACAGCAGCCCGGCTGCTTACGCGCAGTTTACTGTAAATAACGGCATTACCATTGGCGGACTTGAATTCAATGCCTGGTACAGTGGAGGAACCCAGCCCAGGATCGTTTTGTCGGTATATAACCGGACAAATAACACCGTCAGGCTGGAATACCCGACGGGGCAAAGATACGAAGTGATCGTCCTCGGCAGCAGCGGCTATTACTGGCGGTATTCCGCAAACCAGTCCTTTGACCGGTCCCCCCGCAGCGAAGACCTGAAAGCCGGTGTATACAGGTCCTACTACATCTACCTGCCCGATATGCCATCCGGCAGTTATACAGCTTACGTTTATTTCCTTGACCGCACCTATAAAGACCTGGTTGACTGGGTAAAGTTCACCGTCAACTGA
- a CDS encoding protease complex subunit PrcB family protein, with translation MLKRLAAIALAVILVVSFAACGQKGNQVKKIGDVEIEVLDPAGLKNQELKKWYEESYRVRFSHSVSFVDGYKYVLVCAGEMPSTGYSVDIVNALRENGMVIFYARLIPPKEDEKTGTAVSYPHIFFRLKEKEEITVRVELDMGGAERKGENYPDRFSGINGVYIGLADNNFVEISVDKSVNFPQTSKMTVFKLSDEVRKMFEKENPEYQEFKENDPVSFDCVRTKDGQWEITKMVNLSGFIQQEEASGEYVGQIDANSVEIKIQGVPRAFRLSDPLRTYFESNEVKTGTPVTIKYVKEGESLKIVDFKVVQ, from the coding sequence ATGCTGAAAAGGCTGGCGGCAATAGCGCTGGCGGTTATACTAGTGGTTAGTTTTGCAGCGTGCGGCCAAAAAGGAAACCAGGTCAAGAAAATTGGCGACGTGGAGATCGAGGTGCTCGACCCTGCCGGTTTAAAGAATCAAGAGCTGAAAAAATGGTACGAGGAAAGTTACCGCGTGAGATTCAGTCACAGCGTTAGCTTTGTGGACGGGTATAAGTATGTGCTGGTTTGCGCCGGGGAAATGCCTTCGACTGGTTATTCGGTAGACATTGTCAATGCGCTCCGGGAAAACGGCATGGTGATCTTTTATGCTAGGCTGATACCGCCCAAGGAAGATGAGAAAACTGGGACGGCAGTCTCTTATCCCCACATTTTTTTCAGATTAAAGGAAAAAGAGGAGATAACGGTTCGGGTCGAGCTGGATATGGGCGGAGCGGAAAGAAAGGGAGAGAATTATCCTGACAGGTTCAGCGGCATCAACGGGGTCTATATAGGACTGGCCGATAATAACTTTGTGGAAATCAGCGTGGATAAAAGCGTGAACTTTCCTCAAACCTCTAAGATGACCGTTTTTAAACTATCGGACGAAGTTAGAAAAATGTTTGAAAAGGAAAACCCGGAGTACCAGGAGTTTAAGGAAAACGATCCGGTTAGTTTCGATTGCGTCAGGACCAAAGACGGACAGTGGGAAATAACGAAGATGGTGAATCTTTCCGGTTTCATCCAGCAAGAAGAGGCGTCTGGCGAATATGTGGGACAGATTGACGCCAATTCGGTGGAGATAAAGATACAGGGAGTTCCGCGCGCCTTCAGGTTGTCAGATCCGCTTAGGACATATTTTGAGAGTAACGAAGTTAAAACCGGGACGCCTGTAACAATAAAGTATGTAAAAGAGGGAGAAAGCCTGAAAATCGTTGATTTCAAAGTGGTTCAATAG
- a CDS encoding UxaA family hydrolase has protein sequence MKFMGFMRENGTVGIRNHVAVIPAMGCANEIAAEIARGVKGALPLLHDHACIRIGQDIERAERIIIGLGTNPNVFSVLMAGIGCEKKAAEDLGHEISKSKKPVEVVTIDGTGDFDQTILRGRELLSDMVRKASAVERELCDVASLTMGIKCGGSHAASAIAGNPAAGKAADILTAHGGTVIFSETAEILGAEKVLAKRASSPEVGEKLLKMVSQLEDEIKRSGVDIRGSEPTPGNIQGGLTTLEEKSLGAIVKCGTGPLQGVVDYAVNPAGKGLYLMDGSALTSQLFLGTAAAGAQIQLFIFGGGLPARFRGLPAFPCGLNILPTIKILSSPMEKTELKYFDVYAGDIIEGSSSIEEVGRRLFDEIIAVASGKLVVTEIRGSYSEPLHFYATGLLM, from the coding sequence ATGAAATTTATGGGTTTCATGAGAGAAAACGGCACGGTGGGAATTAGGAATCATGTGGCGGTTATACCAGCCATGGGTTGTGCAAACGAAATAGCAGCTGAAATTGCGCGTGGGGTCAAAGGGGCTTTGCCGCTTCTACATGATCATGCTTGTATTAGAATTGGGCAGGACATCGAAAGAGCGGAAAGAATAATAATCGGGCTGGGAACAAATCCAAACGTATTTTCCGTGCTGATGGCTGGTATCGGTTGTGAAAAAAAGGCTGCTGAGGATTTAGGCCATGAAATAAGCAAGTCGAAAAAGCCAGTGGAAGTAGTTACTATAGATGGAACGGGAGACTTTGATCAAACGATTTTAAGGGGACGGGAACTATTATCTGACATGGTTCGCAAAGCATCAGCAGTTGAAAGGGAATTATGTGATGTTGCCTCGCTAACCATGGGGATTAAATGCGGGGGTTCTCATGCCGCGTCAGCGATAGCGGGAAATCCCGCAGCAGGAAAAGCTGCCGATATCCTGACAGCTCATGGAGGTACTGTCATTTTTTCCGAAACAGCAGAAATACTGGGCGCCGAAAAGGTATTGGCGAAGAGAGCGTCATCTCCAGAGGTGGGAGAAAAACTGTTAAAAATGGTGTCTCAACTGGAAGACGAGATAAAAAGAAGCGGGGTTGACATTAGAGGATCCGAGCCTACTCCTGGTAATATCCAGGGAGGACTGACCACCCTAGAGGAAAAATCGCTGGGGGCTATTGTTAAATGTGGAACAGGCCCTCTTCAAGGCGTGGTGGATTATGCAGTGAACCCGGCGGGGAAGGGTCTTTACCTGATGGATGGTTCGGCGTTAACCTCTCAGTTGTTCCTGGGCACTGCTGCCGCAGGAGCACAAATACAGCTGTTCATATTTGGAGGGGGATTACCGGCACGTTTCCGGGGACTGCCGGCATTTCCCTGCGGCTTGAACATTCTGCCCACGATTAAGATTTTAAGCAGTCCAATGGAAAAAACGGAGCTAAAATACTTTGATGTTTATGCGGGGGATATTATTGAGGGCAGTTCTTCCATAGAGGAAGTGGGGAGAAGACTGTTTGACGAAATAATTGCTGTGGCCTCCGGAAAACTGGTAGTTACGGAAATCCGCGGCAGTTATTCCGAACCATTGCATTTTTATGCAACAGGTTTGCTTATGTAA
- a CDS encoding IclR family transcriptional regulator encodes MEYNDNKYLIQTLTKGLTVFDCFKSDMEEYGITELSSLVDMPESTVQRIINTLEFKGYIYQNPNTKKYRLALKLLKMDNSIKHMTLWIEKAKKHTTYLNEQCDETVNIAIRDEDQLVYVAKVETQHLLRPTFVVGARYPLYCTGLGKCLISDFPEDKLPYLFPYTLKKMTPNTKTDLQDIIKDLRKIKKEGYIIDDEEFQLGLYCVAAPIYGFQKVVAALSVTIPKVRVNTDNKDNLIQLVIGTAQNITNEFKQIFETPE; translated from the coding sequence TTGGAATATAATGATAATAAATATTTAATTCAAACGTTGACGAAAGGTTTAACGGTATTTGATTGTTTTAAAAGCGACATGGAAGAATACGGTATCACAGAATTGAGTTCTCTTGTTGATATGCCCGAAAGCACTGTACAAAGAATAATAAACACCCTTGAATTCAAGGGCTATATTTATCAAAATCCAAACACTAAAAAATATCGTCTAGCGTTAAAACTGTTGAAAATGGATAATTCCATCAAACACATGACCCTGTGGATAGAAAAAGCTAAAAAGCACACGACTTATCTAAATGAACAGTGCGACGAAACGGTGAACATCGCCATACGCGATGAAGACCAACTGGTCTACGTAGCAAAAGTGGAAACACAACACCTTCTCAGACCCACTTTCGTGGTAGGTGCACGTTATCCGCTGTACTGTACGGGCCTAGGCAAGTGCCTCATTTCGGACTTCCCGGAGGATAAACTGCCCTACCTGTTCCCCTACACTTTAAAAAAAATGACACCCAATACAAAAACAGACCTGCAGGACATAATAAAAGACCTGCGCAAAATTAAAAAGGAAGGTTATATTATTGACGATGAAGAATTCCAGCTTGGCCTTTATTGCGTTGCCGCACCAATTTACGGGTTTCAAAAGGTGGTGGCAGCGCTTAGTGTCACAATTCCTAAGGTTAGAGTCAATACCGACAATAAGGACAATCTTATTCAACTGGTTATTGGAACCGCTCAAAATATTACTAACGAATTCAAGCAAATTTTTGAAACTCCAGAGTAA
- a CDS encoding polysaccharide deacetylase family protein: MKRIKAAALRKVLAAAAAVLINLSLVPVSEAVESGTTLQELEDFVCGRKNLPEKSVLLTFDDGYQSNYIYAYPILKMYSNLQAIRTFCIMLQVIKRLEKATIP; encoded by the coding sequence GTGAAAAGAATAAAAGCGGCAGCATTGAGAAAAGTGTTGGCGGCAGCAGCGGCAGTTTTGATTAATCTCAGCCTGGTCCCTGTTTCGGAAGCCGTTGAAAGCGGGACAACATTACAGGAGCTGGAAGACTTTGTCTGCGGAAGGAAGAACCTGCCGGAAAAAAGCGTGCTGCTGACTTTTGACGACGGCTACCAGTCCAACTATATCTATGCCTATCCCATTTTAAAGATGTATTCAAATTTGCAAGCCATACGCACGTTTTGCATAATGTTACAGGTAATCAAAAGGTTAGAAAAGGCGACAATCCCTTGA
- a CDS encoding TRAP transporter large permease subunit: MEIYVGVLMIVLLLVLIAVGMPIALSLGISGVLCLLVVKGWNITWGFLQTVPYNTGFNWAYVVLPLFILMGELAFYAGISTSAFDMANKWFGKIKGGLAMATIAACGIFGATSGSSIAAAAAMGKVTIPEMKKYNYSIELAAGAVAAGGTLSVMIPPSGILVIYGLITEESIGKLLIAGILPGILSIMIYCVGISIWCRINPTLVPQQGERFSWRERFSSLRQSYGVVIIFGIVVGGIYTGLATPNEASAFGALAALILLLINASKKWNSLGQALASTSKVTCMFMLIVVCAAFFTLGLTVTGIPKALTDFLVGLDISPRLLVFLLLLPYIPLGMFLDTLSMMFITLPVIFPVIKALGFSGIWFGILVTKLIEVSLMTPPLGLNVYVINGIMPDVPLGKIFRGCIPFLLMDAVTLGLLFFIPEISTWLPNTMLSQ; encoded by the coding sequence ATGGAAATATATGTCGGTGTATTAATGATTGTGCTTCTTTTGGTTTTAATTGCCGTAGGGATGCCTATTGCTCTATCTCTTGGGATATCAGGTGTTCTTTGCTTGCTTGTCGTAAAGGGATGGAACATAACCTGGGGTTTCCTGCAGACGGTGCCTTATAATACCGGTTTTAACTGGGCCTATGTTGTCTTACCGCTGTTTATCCTGATGGGTGAACTGGCTTTTTATGCCGGAATAAGCACAAGCGCTTTTGATATGGCCAACAAGTGGTTTGGCAAAATAAAAGGTGGTCTGGCCATGGCTACTATTGCGGCCTGCGGAATATTTGGAGCCACTTCAGGTTCGAGTATTGCCGCTGCAGCAGCCATGGGAAAAGTTACAATCCCCGAAATGAAAAAATATAACTACAGCATTGAGCTTGCTGCAGGTGCGGTTGCTGCAGGCGGAACCCTTTCAGTGATGATTCCTCCAAGCGGTATACTTGTCATATATGGGCTTATTACGGAAGAGTCAATCGGGAAGCTGCTTATCGCCGGTATTCTGCCGGGTATTCTTTCAATAATGATATACTGCGTGGGCATATCCATCTGGTGCAGGATAAATCCTACGTTGGTGCCACAGCAAGGAGAAAGATTCTCCTGGCGGGAGCGTTTTTCTTCCTTAAGGCAAAGTTACGGAGTCGTAATCATTTTTGGTATTGTGGTCGGCGGGATTTACACCGGGCTGGCTACTCCCAATGAAGCCTCGGCTTTTGGCGCGCTGGCTGCTTTAATACTGCTGTTGATTAACGCCAGTAAAAAATGGAACAGCCTGGGGCAAGCTTTAGCCAGCACATCGAAAGTGACCTGTATGTTTATGCTGATAGTGGTGTGCGCGGCTTTCTTTACTCTAGGTCTAACAGTGACAGGGATACCTAAAGCGTTAACTGATTTTTTAGTGGGGTTAGATATTTCGCCGCGTTTGCTGGTCTTCTTGTTATTGCTGCCCTATATACCCCTGGGGATGTTCTTGGATACCCTTTCCATGATGTTCATAACCTTGCCGGTGATTTTTCCGGTCATAAAAGCTCTGGGTTTTAGCGGCATTTGGTTTGGGATACTGGTGACAAAGTTGATCGAGGTATCGTTGATGACGCCTCCACTTGGACTTAATGTTTACGTAATTAATGGGATAATGCCCGATGTGCCTCTTGGCAAAATATTCAGGGGATGTATTCCTTTCTTACTAATGGACGCTGTTACTCTTGGCTTGCTGTTTTTCATTCCGGAAATATCCACATGGCTGCCCAATACAATGTTAAGCCAATAG
- the dctP gene encoding TRAP transporter substrate-binding protein DctP has translation MKKTVIMLLVLALIMALVLPACSSEKKEQAQEAKESPKNIKLTYASYLKEDFSNNLTTKWWMDEVTKRTNGQVVFETYYSGILLKGEELLKGCGRGQADIVLAPDSYTADLTPLSMVQVLPFMSDKMDSYMNAIYEMFTTEPLLLEEFKKNGVHFLAEIPVAANILGAKQNIDSMEKLKGKRIRCMNVIAAVMQKLGAVPVGLPLGDVYDGISKGVIDGYSLTDFTLATMNKLYEVAPYMIDTGMGEFGGMWFVINENKWQSLPEDVKKVMTQVAQEAIQKHVALYEGIESQKVEEAYKGKAKVVIWSEMEKEKLKNTVAQKIWDDWAKDLDNKGLKGTYILNKWKEIVEKHNKESKYVSPYQKFVDKYGAVK, from the coding sequence ATGAAAAAAACCGTGATTATGTTGTTGGTTTTAGCGCTGATCATGGCCCTGGTGTTGCCGGCTTGTTCGAGCGAGAAGAAGGAACAGGCCCAGGAAGCAAAAGAATCTCCAAAGAATATCAAATTGACCTATGCCAGTTATTTAAAGGAGGACTTTTCAAACAACCTTACCACAAAGTGGTGGATGGATGAGGTTACAAAAAGAACGAACGGTCAAGTGGTTTTCGAAACGTACTACTCAGGAATATTGTTAAAAGGAGAGGAATTGTTGAAGGGTTGTGGGCGCGGACAGGCCGATATAGTCCTTGCTCCTGATTCATATACTGCTGATTTGACGCCTTTGTCCATGGTGCAGGTACTTCCTTTTATGAGCGATAAAATGGATTCCTATATGAATGCCATTTATGAAATGTTTACCACAGAACCACTGCTCTTAGAAGAGTTCAAAAAGAACGGCGTCCATTTTCTGGCGGAAATACCTGTTGCGGCAAATATTCTTGGAGCTAAACAAAACATCGATTCCATGGAAAAGCTTAAAGGTAAAAGGATTAGGTGTATGAATGTTATAGCTGCTGTTATGCAAAAATTGGGTGCCGTGCCTGTTGGTCTGCCGCTCGGCGATGTGTATGACGGTATTTCCAAGGGTGTTATTGACGGCTATTCACTTACCGATTTTACGCTGGCTACAATGAATAAACTCTATGAGGTTGCGCCGTACATGATCGATACGGGAATGGGAGAGTTTGGCGGCATGTGGTTCGTCATCAATGAAAATAAGTGGCAGAGCCTTCCCGAAGATGTAAAAAAGGTTATGACGCAAGTGGCTCAAGAGGCTATTCAAAAACATGTTGCTCTGTATGAAGGCATAGAGTCGCAAAAGGTTGAGGAAGCTTATAAAGGTAAAGCAAAAGTTGTAATATGGAGCGAAATGGAAAAAGAGAAATTGAAGAATACCGTGGCCCAGAAAATTTGGGACGACTGGGCCAAAGACCTGGATAACAAGGGACTTAAAGGAACGTATATCCTTAATAAATGGAAGGAGATTGTAGAAAAGCATAACAAAGAAAGCAAATATGTATCCCCTTACCAAAAATTTGTTGATAAATATGGAGCTGTTAAATAA
- a CDS encoding UxaA family hydrolase — MLFKGYQRPDGSVGVRNIVLIMAVTDCVEGVARKISEKIRDSVVVTQNHGCLVVGNEQVIHNMVGVAENPNVAAVLLLGMGCESLRPEILAERISKSGKPVEVLSCTREGGTIRLIEKGIKVAAGMRAEADKLVRQNAEVSELIVAVKCGGSDTSSGIAANPSVGAAVDRLVAAGGRVIFSEPIEAIGGEEELCKRAVNKKVAEQIRELVLSEDKRFNVHGAKMEFMCKGNILGGLTTIEEKSFGSLHKTGSAQLAGVLRNDQLILEKPGQSGVYLQEGTHYDAMTAAHFVAAGAQIIVFTTGVGAGFSNIISPTIRVCGNSQVIDKVSADIDIDASNIMRGKESIEKVGERIFREIIEVASGKKTKIEDYGYSSFVFYRKDPRLEYYLFDSKR; from the coding sequence ATGCTTTTCAAGGGTTATCAAAGGCCTGACGGCAGTGTGGGTGTAAGGAACATAGTCTTGATTATGGCTGTAACTGACTGCGTTGAGGGGGTAGCTAGAAAGATTTCTGAAAAAATCAGAGATTCAGTGGTAGTTACACAGAATCACGGGTGCTTAGTTGTCGGAAATGAACAGGTTATTCATAATATGGTTGGCGTTGCCGAGAACCCCAATGTTGCTGCGGTACTGTTGTTGGGAATGGGTTGTGAAAGCTTACGGCCTGAAATACTTGCCGAACGCATCAGTAAAAGCGGAAAACCAGTGGAAGTTTTAAGCTGCACAAGGGAAGGGGGGACAATAAGACTTATTGAAAAAGGAATTAAGGTTGCTGCCGGCATGAGAGCGGAAGCGGACAAATTAGTCCGTCAAAACGCGGAAGTATCCGAATTGATTGTTGCCGTTAAATGCGGCGGTTCCGACACAAGTTCGGGAATTGCCGCTAATCCAAGCGTGGGCGCCGCGGTTGACCGGTTGGTTGCAGCAGGAGGGAGAGTTATTTTTAGTGAACCTATCGAGGCTATCGGTGGAGAAGAAGAGCTATGTAAAAGAGCGGTCAATAAAAAAGTAGCTGAACAGATCAGGGAATTAGTGCTTTCTGAAGATAAAAGGTTCAATGTACATGGCGCGAAAATGGAATTCATGTGCAAAGGCAACATTCTAGGGGGTCTTACTACTATCGAGGAAAAATCCTTTGGTTCGCTGCATAAAACTGGAAGCGCACAGCTGGCAGGTGTGCTGAGAAATGACCAGTTAATTCTTGAAAAGCCTGGGCAGTCTGGTGTTTATTTACAGGAAGGAACGCATTATGATGCTATGACCGCTGCTCATTTTGTGGCCGCGGGTGCCCAGATAATCGTCTTCACAACCGGGGTGGGCGCGGGTTTTTCAAATATTATTTCGCCGACCATAAGGGTGTGTGGCAATAGCCAAGTGATAGATAAGGTAAGTGCTGATATAGATATTGATGCGAGCAATATTATGAGGGGAAAGGAAAGCATCGAGAAAGTGGGAGAAAGGATCTTCCGCGAGATTATCGAGGTAGCAAGCGGGAAAAAAACAAAAATAGAGGACTATGGTTATTCATCATTTGTGTTTTATAGGAAGGACCCGAGACTGGAATATTATTTGTTTGATTCAAAAAGATAA
- a CDS encoding aldehyde ferredoxin oxidoreductase — MKILRVNMRTKATIKEELPREWELYGCRGLVAKVLLKEVPPACEPLGPFNKLVFANGPMAFPNVSSAGRFSAGGKSPLTGGIKEANSGGIAGLRLAGQGFRAVIIEDKPENREELYVLHIGRDRIRLENAAEYKLMGVHELAEKLFARYGKDVSLTMIGPAGEMLMSSAAIVNVDKDGNPSRCCARGGLGAVMGSKGLKAVVVENDGDFRQEIKDPKKFNETVKAYAELLRTSHQTSVAYTLYGTAGLIATINELGGMTSYAFRSGSFDKVEEITGEKLYDVINERGGEGTPTHACMPGCLIRSSNVFAGKDGKKKVASFEYETIAMLGSNLGIGNFDEIAELNYLCNDYGIDTIEIGAALGVYMDLGLARFGDAAAAAGLIKEVGSGTLLGKVLGEGAAVTARIFKSLRAPVAKGQSIAAHEPRSIKGMSVTYATSPMGADHTAGVTTRAKVNQLDPNGQMELSRSTQVRMAAVDTLGVCMFVTTAGMKALLYLVEMLNAVYGTEHTVEFINKLGKDVILTEREFNTRAGFNGYDDRMPEFMMYEAIPPHNAVSDIPKEHYKLFWDDDYWKK, encoded by the coding sequence ATGAAAATCCTGCGGGTAAATATGAGGACAAAGGCAACAATTAAGGAAGAACTGCCCAGGGAATGGGAGTTGTACGGCTGCAGGGGCTTGGTCGCCAAGGTGCTTTTGAAAGAGGTGCCTCCCGCCTGCGAGCCGCTAGGTCCTTTCAACAAACTGGTCTTTGCCAACGGGCCGATGGCCTTCCCCAATGTTTCCAGCGCGGGAAGATTCTCCGCCGGCGGAAAGAGCCCCCTGACCGGCGGCATAAAGGAGGCGAATTCCGGCGGTATCGCTGGTCTCAGGTTGGCCGGGCAGGGCTTCCGGGCCGTGATTATTGAAGACAAGCCGGAAAACCGGGAAGAGCTTTACGTATTGCATATCGGCAGGGACCGGATTCGGCTGGAGAACGCCGCCGAATATAAACTGATGGGGGTTCATGAACTGGCGGAAAAACTGTTCGCCAGGTACGGCAAAGATGTAAGCCTGACGATGATAGGTCCGGCCGGTGAAATGCTGATGTCGTCGGCGGCGATAGTTAATGTGGACAAAGACGGCAATCCCAGCCGATGCTGCGCGCGCGGCGGGCTGGGAGCGGTGATGGGCTCCAAGGGGCTCAAGGCGGTGGTTGTGGAAAACGACGGCGACTTCCGGCAGGAAATAAAAGACCCTAAAAAGTTTAATGAAACTGTGAAGGCATACGCCGAACTGCTGCGGACCAGCCACCAGACGAGCGTAGCCTATACGCTGTACGGAACGGCGGGCCTGATTGCCACCATCAACGAGCTGGGAGGGATGACCTCATATGCGTTCAGGAGCGGCTCCTTCGACAAGGTTGAGGAAATCACCGGAGAGAAGCTCTATGATGTAATAAACGAACGGGGCGGCGAGGGGACGCCGACCCATGCCTGCATGCCGGGATGCCTGATCAGGTCTTCCAACGTTTTCGCCGGCAAGGACGGCAAAAAGAAGGTCGCTTCCTTTGAATATGAAACCATCGCCATGCTCGGTTCCAACCTGGGCATTGGCAATTTCGACGAAATAGCCGAACTGAATTATTTATGCAACGATTACGGGATCGATACCATCGAGATCGGCGCGGCGCTTGGCGTATACATGGACCTGGGATTGGCCAGGTTCGGGGATGCCGCGGCGGCCGCCGGCCTGATCAAAGAGGTGGGGAGCGGCACCCTGCTGGGGAAGGTGCTTGGTGAAGGCGCTGCCGTAACAGCCAGGATTTTCAAGTCGCTGCGGGCGCCGGTCGCCAAAGGTCAGAGCATTGCCGCCCACGAACCGCGTTCCATCAAAGGGATGTCGGTAACTTATGCCACCTCGCCGATGGGTGCGGACCATACGGCAGGGGTGACGACCAGGGCCAAGGTAAACCAGCTCGACCCCAACGGGCAGATGGAACTGTCCCGCAGCACCCAGGTGAGAATGGCGGCTGTTGATACGCTGGGGGTATGCATGTTTGTTACAACTGCTGGGATGAAAGCCCTGCTTTACCTGGTGGAGATGCTAAACGCCGTCTATGGAACGGAGCATACCGTGGAATTCATTAACAAGCTGGGGAAGGATGTTATCCTTACGGAGAGGGAGTTTAATACCAGGGCCGGCTTTAACGGGTATGACGACAGAATGCCGGAGTTTATGATGTATGAAGCCATTCCTCCCCATAACGCCGTTTCCGACATACCCAAGGAGCATTACAAGTTGTTCTGGGATGATGATTATTGGAAAAAATGA
- a CDS encoding TRAP transporter small permease, whose product MLMVFTIVPDTLGRKYFAHPLQGTLEFNEMLMVIVIFVGLAWTQSERGHVCVEVFTSRMKAKTARIVGCTVWFLCFLFFALITAASVVEACRSIALQETVWGIAKLPVWPVKIILALGCFLLSFQFLLDVIADAACLNVQKGK is encoded by the coding sequence ATGCTCATGGTTTTTACCATTGTACCTGATACGCTGGGGAGAAAATATTTTGCTCATCCCCTCCAAGGGACTCTTGAATTCAATGAAATGCTGATGGTAATTGTGATTTTCGTGGGTTTAGCCTGGACCCAATCAGAACGAGGACATGTATGTGTTGAAGTGTTTACCTCGAGAATGAAAGCAAAAACTGCAAGGATAGTCGGATGCACAGTGTGGTTTTTATGTTTCTTGTTTTTTGCATTGATAACTGCTGCAAGTGTTGTTGAAGCCTGCCGCTCTATTGCGCTGCAGGAAACAGTATGGGGTATAGCCAAACTGCCTGTCTGGCCGGTTAAAATAATACTTGCCCTTGGCTGTTTTCTCCTCAGTTTTCAGTTTCTTCTTGATGTTATTGCGGATGCTGCTTGCTTAAACGTACAAAAAGGAAAGTGA